In Vibrio atlanticus, the following proteins share a genomic window:
- the glnG gene encoding nitrogen regulation protein NR(I), whose protein sequence is MSKGYVWVVDDDSSIRWVVEKTLSSADIKCETFADAESVLLALERETPDVLVSDIRMPGIDGIELLHQVHQRSPDLPVIIMTAHSDLDAAVNAYQKGAFEYLPKPFDIDETLTLVERAIAHSQEQKREQASEAVEDTNAPEIIGEAPAMQEVFRAIGRLSRSSISVLINGESGTGKELVAHALHRHSPRAKKPFIALNMAAIPKDLIESELFGHEKGAFTGANSVRQGRFEQANGGTLFLDEIGDMPLDIQTRLLRVLSDGQFYRVGGHSAVKVDVRIVAATHQDLERLVHDGGFREDLFHRLNVIRIHIPALRERKQDIEKLTHHFLASAAEELGVEVKTLHPETILKLNQLNWPGNVRQLENICRWLTVMASGSEILPSDLPPELLEEKVVTTSGTGDNWQQLLANWAKCALDSGEKELLTYALPEFERILLEAALNHTNGHKQDAAKVLGWGRNTLTRKLKELY, encoded by the coding sequence ATGAGTAAGGGATACGTTTGGGTCGTCGATGACGACAGCTCTATCCGCTGGGTAGTAGAGAAGACACTTTCATCTGCGGATATAAAGTGTGAAACATTTGCTGATGCAGAGAGCGTGCTGCTTGCGCTTGAGCGCGAGACGCCAGACGTTTTGGTGTCTGACATTCGCATGCCCGGCATTGACGGTATTGAGCTTTTGCATCAGGTTCATCAACGCTCTCCCGACCTGCCAGTGATCATTATGACCGCGCACTCAGACCTTGATGCTGCGGTCAATGCTTATCAAAAAGGCGCTTTTGAGTATCTGCCTAAGCCGTTCGATATCGATGAGACACTGACTTTAGTAGAACGAGCAATCGCCCACAGCCAAGAGCAAAAGCGAGAACAGGCGAGTGAAGCAGTAGAAGACACCAACGCGCCAGAAATCATTGGCGAAGCGCCTGCGATGCAGGAAGTCTTCCGCGCTATTGGTCGTTTGTCTCGGTCATCCATTTCCGTACTGATCAATGGTGAATCAGGTACAGGTAAAGAACTAGTCGCACACGCCTTACATCGTCACAGCCCAAGAGCGAAAAAGCCCTTTATCGCCCTGAACATGGCTGCGATTCCCAAAGATCTCATCGAGTCAGAACTGTTTGGCCACGAAAAAGGCGCCTTTACCGGTGCTAACAGTGTTCGCCAAGGACGCTTCGAGCAAGCCAACGGGGGTACTCTGTTTCTTGATGAGATTGGCGACATGCCACTCGATATTCAGACTCGACTACTGCGCGTGCTGTCTGATGGCCAGTTTTATCGCGTAGGTGGACATTCTGCGGTCAAGGTCGATGTTCGTATCGTTGCCGCAACCCACCAAGATCTTGAGCGCTTAGTACATGACGGTGGTTTCCGTGAAGACCTTTTCCATCGACTCAACGTTATCCGAATCCATATTCCGGCACTGCGCGAACGTAAACAGGACATTGAAAAGCTGACTCACCACTTCCTAGCATCAGCCGCTGAAGAGCTTGGTGTAGAAGTGAAGACACTGCACCCTGAAACCATTCTGAAGCTCAATCAGCTCAATTGGCCGGGAAACGTGCGTCAGCTTGAGAACATTTGTCGTTGGTTAACAGTAATGGCAAGTGGTAGTGAAATACTTCCTTCAGATCTACCACCAGAGCTGCTGGAAGAAAAAGTAGTGACAACTTCTGGGACTGGAGATAACTGGCAACAACTACTCGCCAATTGGGCAAAATGTGCGCTTGATTCAGGAGAAAAGGAGCTACTGACTTATGCTCTACCCGAGTTTGAACGTATATTACTAGAGGCCGCACTCAACCATACCAATGGCCATAAACAAGATGCAGCCAAAGTTTTAGGTTGGGGAAGAAACACCCTGACTCGTAAGCTCAAAGAGTTGTACTGA
- the glnL gene encoding nitrogen regulation protein NR(II) produces the protein MNRSAKSDSIDTHHLSSAILDNMVTSTLMLDEQLYVRYANPAAEQLFSQSARRIVDHPLSQLIQHASLDLALLTQPLQSGQSITDSDVTFVVDNRPLMLEVTVSPISWQRETLLLVEMRKIDQQRRLSQELNQHAQQQAAKLLVRGLAHEIKNPLGGLRGAAQLLGKMLPDQSLNEYTQIIIEQADRLRALVDRLLGPQKPGTKSEENLHQILEKVRQLVELESGSTLVIERDYDPSLPDILMDSAQVEQAMLNIVSNAAQILKAQESGKITIRTRTVHQANIHGQRHKLAARIEICDNGPGIPDELKDTLFYPMVSGREGGTGLGLSISQNLIDQHNGKIDVESWPGNTTFTIYLPI, from the coding sequence GTGAATCGATCAGCTAAAAGCGACAGCATAGATACACATCATCTTTCCAGCGCCATTCTCGACAATATGGTGACCTCAACATTGATGCTCGATGAGCAACTGTATGTCCGATATGCCAACCCGGCGGCTGAACAACTCTTTTCGCAAAGTGCACGACGTATCGTTGATCACCCTCTGAGCCAACTTATCCAGCACGCCTCACTGGATTTAGCGCTGTTGACTCAACCGCTACAAAGTGGCCAAAGCATTACCGACAGTGACGTTACCTTTGTGGTTGATAACCGCCCACTAATGCTTGAGGTAACAGTGAGCCCAATATCTTGGCAGCGAGAAACGCTGTTATTGGTTGAGATGCGCAAGATAGACCAACAAAGACGCCTCAGCCAAGAGCTCAACCAACACGCACAACAACAAGCGGCTAAACTATTGGTACGCGGATTAGCCCATGAGATTAAGAATCCATTGGGCGGATTAAGAGGAGCCGCGCAGCTACTTGGTAAAATGCTCCCTGATCAGTCCCTTAATGAATATACGCAGATCATTATTGAACAAGCCGACCGCCTGAGAGCTTTGGTCGATCGCCTGCTTGGCCCACAGAAACCGGGGACCAAATCGGAAGAGAACCTTCACCAAATACTTGAAAAAGTAAGGCAACTCGTCGAGCTAGAATCAGGTTCAACACTCGTCATCGAACGAGACTACGACCCGAGCCTACCGGACATCTTGATGGATTCAGCACAGGTAGAACAAGCCATGCTCAATATAGTGAGCAACGCAGCTCAGATTCTGAAGGCTCAAGAATCAGGAAAAATCACCATTCGCACCAGAACGGTGCATCAAGCAAACATTCATGGTCAGCGACACAAACTCGCCGCTCGCATTGAGATCTGCGACAACGGCCCGGGTATCCCCGATGAATTGAAAGATACCCTGTTCTACCCAATGGTCAGCGGACGAGAAGGTGGCACAGGGCTAGGATTATCGATTTCTCAAAACCTGATCGATCAACACAATGGCAAAATTGATGTTGAAAGCTGGCCAGGTAACACCACTTTCACGATTTACTTACCGATTTAG
- a CDS encoding DUF4124 domain-containing protein — protein MKNILFLIGLTVAFSCSAQTVYTWEDGDGVLHFSDTPTDQGAEALRLPDVQASAPAPKFEASTPVDAADPSTSKTATPAQAQEKTDNTKREVPAQLALSMLTPVHDQTIRSNRGLIPIKIKLNRKLGIGEQLQLMLDGRRYGAPQTQPNWELKGIDRGTHTIAIQAHRSGKLIASTSPVTVYLHRATLK, from the coding sequence ATGAAAAACATACTGTTCCTAATCGGATTAACAGTCGCATTCTCGTGCTCTGCTCAAACGGTGTACACCTGGGAAGATGGGGATGGTGTGCTTCACTTTAGTGATACCCCTACCGATCAAGGTGCGGAGGCTCTGCGCCTACCTGACGTACAAGCTTCCGCGCCAGCCCCTAAATTTGAGGCTTCAACGCCTGTTGACGCTGCAGATCCCTCTACAAGTAAAACGGCAACACCAGCTCAAGCTCAGGAAAAAACGGATAACACGAAACGAGAGGTACCCGCTCAGTTAGCCCTCAGCATGCTGACTCCAGTTCATGATCAAACCATCCGCAGCAACCGTGGCTTAATCCCAATAAAAATAAAACTCAACCGCAAGCTTGGTATTGGAGAGCAGTTGCAATTGATGCTCGATGGTCGTCGTTATGGCGCTCCACAAACCCAACCTAACTGGGAATTGAAAGGTATCGATCGAGGCACTCACACCATTGCAATTCAAGCACATAGAAGCGGCAAGCTTATTGCATCTACTAGTCCAGTCACCGTGTATTTACATCGAGCGACGCTCAAGTAA